A section of the Falco rusticolus isolate bFalRus1 chromosome Z, bFalRus1.pri, whole genome shotgun sequence genome encodes:
- the MOCS2 gene encoding molybdopterin synthase sulfur carrier subunit, with translation MRCQVSVLYFARSAELAGLRSEALWVPRQVTARQLWEEIVKAHPRLAVIRDQVVFAVRQEYVLLGDQLLVLQPGDEVAIIPPISGG, from the exons ATGCGCTGCCAG GTGTCGGTGCTGTACTTCGCCCGGAGCGCGGAGCTGGCCGGGCTGCGCAGCGAGGCCCTCTGGGTGCCGCGGCAGGTCACGGCGCGGCAGCTCTGGGAGGAGATCGTCAAGGCGCACCCCAG GCTTGCTGTCATCCGGGATCAAGTGGTTTTTGCTGTTCGGCAGGAGTACGTGCTTCTTGGAGATCAGCTCCTGGTCCTGCAGCCTGGAGACGAGGTTGCCATCATCCCACCAATTAGTGGAGGCTGA